One Benincasa hispida cultivar B227 chromosome 5, ASM972705v1, whole genome shotgun sequence genomic window carries:
- the LOC120077304 gene encoding uncharacterized protein LOC120077304: protein MSSTFPCGCSKKWIKITDLETPCVEDNAKFAIEEFNIKHNGSLRYKKVIEGWCKELDESHIRYRLLVQANDCLRRLLEFEAIVFAHYSENGETTRILESFEQRF, encoded by the coding sequence ATGAGTTCAACATTTCCTTGTGGTTGTTCCAAAAAGTGGATTAAAATCACTGATCTTGAGACTCCTTGTGTTGAAGACAATGCAAAATTTGCCATAGAAGAGTTCAACATTAAACATAATGGGAGCTTGAGATACAAGAAGGTTATTGAAGGTTGGTGTAAGGAGTTGGATGAAAGCCACATAAGGTATCGTCTCCTTGTTCAAGCGAACGATTGTCTTAGACGTCTACTCGAATTTGAGGCTATTGTGTTCGCACACTATTCTGAAAATGGAGAGACTACTAGGATTCTTGAATCTTTTGAGCAACGTTTCTAA